A single window of Chitinophaga sp. XS-30 DNA harbors:
- the tpiA gene encoding triose-phosphate isomerase, with protein MRKKIVAGNWKMNLTLAQGEQLVNDIVAAGIQLSAEQEVVIAPPFPYLTKVKQLTKHYPGILVAAQNCASEKSGAYTGEVSADMLQSIGVDYVILGHSERREYFAESNAQLAKKIDLALAAGIKPIFCCGEPLEIRKAETQNAFVAQQLQESLFHLDAESLKNIVIAYEPIWAIGTGLTASAQQAQDMHAFIRSQIAEKYGQEAALGIAILYGGSAKPSNAPELFACPDVDGGLIGGASLVAADFTAIVKSF; from the coding sequence ATGAGAAAGAAGATCGTAGCAGGCAACTGGAAGATGAACCTCACCCTCGCGCAAGGCGAGCAACTGGTGAATGACATCGTAGCGGCCGGCATCCAGTTGTCAGCAGAACAGGAAGTGGTGATAGCGCCGCCTTTCCCCTACCTGACCAAGGTAAAGCAACTGACAAAGCACTATCCCGGCATTTTGGTAGCGGCACAGAACTGCGCCAGTGAAAAATCAGGCGCCTACACCGGCGAGGTATCCGCGGATATGCTGCAGTCCATCGGTGTGGATTATGTGATCCTCGGCCATTCGGAACGCCGCGAATACTTTGCTGAAAGCAATGCGCAACTGGCGAAAAAAATAGATCTGGCGCTGGCAGCCGGCATCAAGCCGATCTTCTGCTGCGGGGAACCGCTGGAGATCAGGAAAGCGGAAACCCAGAATGCCTTTGTGGCACAACAGTTACAGGAAAGCCTGTTTCACCTGGATGCCGAAAGCCTGAAGAACATCGTGATCGCTTACGAACCGATCTGGGCTATTGGCACCGGGCTTACCGCCAGTGCCCAGCAAGCGCAGGACATGCATGCGTTCATCCGGTCACAGATCGCCGAGAAATACGGCCAGGAAGCCGCATTGGGCATCGCCATCCTGTATGGCGGCAGCGCGAAGCCTTCCAATGCACCGGAACTTTTTGCCTGCCCTGATGTGGATGGCGGCCTGATTGGCGGCGCATCCCTTGTGGCGGCTGACTTTACAGCGATCGTTAAAAGCTTCTGA
- a CDS encoding putative sugar nucleotidyl transferase, translated as MNPHYILFDTPERDLLYPFAHTRPVAAFKVGLLTIREKWERWLNTSPISYFTTDYLQTKYPLQKAPKGAVTILLNGHLLPSAPLLEVIRKLEPGQELYKDGRLLVKVISGEDFFSPSTSERVNYEGDILRIDQPWHIFQYNDAAIRDDFALLTAGRVSAPLSSTNQVLNHENIFIEPGAVVECSILNATAGPIYIGKNAQVMEGSMIRGPFGLGESSVLKMGSRIYGATAIGSRCVAGGEIKNSVIFDHSNKGHDGYLGDAVIGEWCNLGAHTCCSNMKNNAREVRIWMEARQEAWSAGPKCGVLMGDFSRCSINTMFNTGTVIGVSCNVFGPVFPPKFLPSFSWGGTDRYRLDEALRDADAWMQLKGQSLTDGDTQILTYVFPG; from the coding sequence TGTTTGACACGCCTGAGCGGGATCTGTTATACCCCTTCGCCCATACACGGCCGGTGGCTGCCTTCAAGGTCGGCCTTCTCACGATCCGTGAAAAATGGGAGCGCTGGCTGAATACCTCCCCCATCAGCTATTTCACCACTGATTATCTTCAGACAAAATACCCGTTGCAAAAAGCCCCGAAAGGCGCTGTGACCATACTGCTCAATGGCCATCTGCTGCCCTCCGCCCCGCTCCTGGAAGTGATCCGCAAGCTGGAACCCGGTCAGGAACTGTATAAGGATGGACGGTTGCTGGTAAAGGTCATCAGCGGGGAAGATTTCTTTTCCCCCTCCACTTCGGAACGTGTGAACTATGAAGGCGATATTCTCCGGATCGATCAGCCCTGGCATATTTTCCAGTACAACGATGCGGCCATCCGGGACGATTTTGCCCTGTTGACCGCAGGCCGTGTTTCCGCTCCCCTTTCCTCCACCAATCAGGTGCTCAATCACGAAAATATTTTTATAGAACCGGGCGCAGTAGTAGAATGCAGCATACTGAACGCCACGGCAGGGCCCATTTATATAGGCAAAAATGCCCAGGTCATGGAAGGCAGTATGATCCGTGGCCCGTTCGGGCTCGGCGAATCCTCCGTGCTGAAAATGGGCAGCCGTATTTATGGGGCTACGGCCATCGGCAGCCGGTGCGTGGCGGGTGGTGAGATCAAGAATTCCGTGATCTTCGATCATTCCAATAAAGGCCATGACGGCTATCTGGGAGATGCCGTGATCGGTGAATGGTGTAATCTCGGAGCGCACACCTGCTGCTCTAATATGAAGAACAACGCCCGGGAAGTGCGCATCTGGATGGAAGCGCGCCAGGAAGCCTGGTCCGCCGGCCCGAAGTGCGGTGTATTGATGGGAGATTTCAGCCGTTGCAGCATCAATACGATGTTCAATACAGGCACGGTGATCGGTGTGTCCTGCAACGTATTCGGCCCTGTTTTTCCCCCGAAATTCCTCCCCTCCTTCAGTTGGGGCGGCACAGACCGCTACCGGCTGGATGAAGCGTTGCGGGATGCCGATGCCTGGATGCAGCTGAAAGGACAATCTCTCACCGATGGCGATACCCAAATATTGACATATGTTTTTCCGGGATAA